The following are encoded in a window of Amycolatopsis lexingtonensis genomic DNA:
- a CDS encoding alpha-galactosidase: MSLVEHDPAHRLWLLRTPESSYAFRLDADDRPRHVHWGPPLTLAQATQVAARRNPADSSFDEPGDERQELPVEGGAFFGVSALAVRFEDGTSALEWRYDGFAIEDGTLVIRLADRHYPLRLSLHYRVRGDVVERWTSLRADQAVSLLRTDSASWTLPRRDGARLTRTSGAWSAEYGVLREALPVGETTLTSRRGVSSHQVNPWVMLDAGDATETSGEVWSTALAWSGSWRITVEHTHTGRVTWTGGFGHENVAWRLQPGETWETPVFAGLYAADGFGGTSRRWHAYVREFVQPHPAELRPIVYNSWEATGWDVDERTETDLAAAAARLGAELFVMDDGWFGARTGDTAGLGDWTANEQRFPGGLRPLVDAVHAHGMQFGLWVEPEMVNPDSDLYRAHPDWVLHMANRERTTLRNQLVLNFARPDVADWAHKWLDRLVGEHGIDYLKWDMNRAFTEAGWPGGAAGRVWVDHVRAVHTILDRLRADHPALRIQGCAGGGGRTDLGILARTDEIWASDNTDAADRIAIQHGYGQLYPAGTMSAWVTDSPNPTTGREAPLSFRFHVAMAGVLGLGGDLPKWSAAELEEAAALVALYKEIRPVVQHGELYRLADPATSALTAVQYVLDREVVVFFWRRPAEFARPFTPPRLAGLDPAGRYRDSGGVVHDGAVLLSHGLDVDFPGSGYASAVVRLTRV; encoded by the coding sequence ATGTCGCTCGTCGAACACGACCCCGCGCACCGGCTCTGGCTGCTGCGCACCCCCGAAAGCTCGTACGCCTTCCGGCTCGACGCCGACGACCGGCCACGCCACGTCCACTGGGGCCCGCCGCTCACGTTGGCCCAGGCCACACAGGTCGCCGCGCGCCGCAACCCGGCCGACAGCAGCTTCGACGAGCCGGGCGACGAGCGGCAGGAACTCCCGGTCGAAGGCGGCGCGTTCTTCGGCGTCTCGGCGCTGGCCGTGCGGTTCGAGGACGGGACGTCGGCGCTCGAGTGGCGCTACGACGGGTTCGCGATCGAGGACGGAACGCTGGTCATCCGGCTCGCCGACCGGCACTACCCCCTCCGGCTCTCGCTGCACTACCGCGTCCGCGGCGACGTCGTCGAACGCTGGACGTCGCTGCGCGCGGACCAGGCGGTTTCCCTGCTGCGCACGGATTCCGCGTCCTGGACGCTCCCCCGCCGCGACGGCGCCCGGCTGACCCGGACGTCGGGCGCGTGGAGCGCGGAGTACGGCGTCCTGCGCGAAGCCCTGCCGGTCGGCGAGACGACGTTGACCAGCCGTCGCGGCGTGTCCAGCCACCAGGTCAACCCGTGGGTGATGCTCGACGCGGGCGACGCGACCGAGACCTCCGGCGAGGTCTGGAGCACCGCGCTCGCCTGGAGCGGCAGCTGGCGGATCACCGTCGAGCACACGCACACCGGGCGCGTCACGTGGACCGGCGGGTTCGGCCACGAGAACGTCGCCTGGCGGCTGCAGCCGGGCGAAACCTGGGAGACGCCGGTGTTCGCGGGGCTCTACGCGGCCGACGGCTTCGGCGGCACCAGCCGGCGCTGGCACGCCTACGTCCGCGAGTTCGTCCAGCCGCACCCGGCGGAACTGCGGCCGATCGTCTACAACTCGTGGGAAGCCACCGGCTGGGACGTCGACGAGCGGACCGAGACGGACCTGGCCGCGGCGGCCGCTCGCCTGGGGGCCGAACTGTTCGTGATGGACGACGGCTGGTTCGGCGCCCGCACCGGCGACACCGCGGGGCTGGGCGACTGGACCGCCAACGAACAGCGCTTCCCCGGCGGGCTGCGGCCCCTGGTCGACGCCGTGCACGCGCACGGGATGCAGTTCGGGCTCTGGGTCGAGCCGGAGATGGTCAACCCGGACAGCGACCTCTACCGCGCGCACCCCGACTGGGTGCTGCACATGGCGAACCGCGAACGGACGACGCTGCGGAACCAGCTCGTGCTCAACTTCGCCCGCCCGGATGTCGCGGACTGGGCGCACAAGTGGCTCGACCGGCTGGTCGGCGAGCACGGGATCGACTACCTCAAGTGGGACATGAACCGCGCCTTCACCGAAGCCGGCTGGCCGGGCGGGGCGGCCGGGCGCGTGTGGGTGGACCACGTCCGCGCGGTGCACACGATCCTCGACCGGCTGCGCGCCGACCACCCCGCGCTGCGGATCCAGGGCTGCGCGGGCGGCGGCGGCCGCACCGACCTCGGGATCCTGGCGCGGACCGACGAGATCTGGGCGTCCGACAACACCGACGCGGCCGACCGGATCGCCATCCAGCACGGCTACGGGCAGCTCTACCCGGCCGGCACGATGTCGGCCTGGGTCACCGACAGCCCGAACCCGACCACCGGCCGCGAAGCGCCGTTGAGCTTCCGGTTCCACGTCGCCATGGCGGGCGTGCTCGGGCTGGGCGGCGACCTGCCGAAGTGGAGTGCCGCGGAACTCGAGGAGGCGGCCGCGCTCGTCGCGCTGTACAAGGAGATCCGGCCGGTCGTGCAGCACGGCGAGCTGTACCGGCTGGCGGACCCGGCGACGTCGGCGCTGACCGCGGTGCAGTACGTGCTGGACCGCGAAGTGGTCGTCTTCTTCTGGCGGCGGCCCGCGGAGTTCGCGCGGCCGTTCACGCCGCCGCGGCTCGCCGGCCTCGACCCGGCGGGGCGCTACCGCGACTCCGGCGGCGTCGTGCACGACGGCGCGGTGCTGCTGAGCCACGGCCTCGACGTCGACTTCCCGGGCAGCGGGTACGCGAGCGCGGTGGTGCGGCTGACCCGGGTCTGA
- a CDS encoding glycoside hydrolase family 27 protein, giving the protein MKRLLSVFLAVLGLFSLVVPPADARTPFVRPFMGWSSWSLESSTRAGYGTSWLNESHVRDAASAMASKLKSAGYTYVNIDSGWNADSSWVFHTDGNGIPTPDPGRFPSGIPALASYVHSLGLKLGLYAVTGLEKEVYDKNAPILGTSCHAQDIAYRPLTPSNGWGGNWKVDFTNPCAQKYYDSIVARFASWGVDFVKVDGTTADNVPDIKAWSAAIDHSRRPMWLTASAWPVPRSIGSSLAPYANGVRVDTDVECYCETVSTWDSSVKARWADLPGWLGVFGPQYRPDLDSMPISNNTGSGIQDGISDVERQSVMTFWSMASSPLYVGGDIYFLDASAVSILTNPEVIAVDHAGSYPVRVTGGDLQVWKKKAPDGTWYAAVYNLGSAPADITVDLGVPGARPVRDLAARQDLGRFRGSWTASSVPPHGSRLVRIG; this is encoded by the coding sequence GTGAAGCGCCTCCTTTCCGTTTTCCTCGCCGTGCTCGGGCTTTTCTCCCTGGTCGTTCCTCCGGCCGACGCGCGGACGCCGTTCGTCCGGCCGTTCATGGGCTGGAGCAGCTGGAGCCTGGAGTCGTCGACCCGCGCGGGTTACGGCACTTCGTGGCTGAACGAGTCGCACGTCCGCGACGCGGCTTCGGCGATGGCTTCGAAGCTCAAGTCCGCGGGCTACACCTACGTCAACATCGACTCGGGCTGGAACGCTGATTCGTCGTGGGTGTTCCACACCGACGGCAACGGCATCCCGACGCCCGATCCGGGGCGGTTTCCTTCCGGGATTCCCGCTTTGGCCTCTTACGTGCATTCGCTCGGACTGAAGCTGGGCTTGTACGCCGTGACCGGGCTCGAGAAGGAGGTCTACGACAAGAACGCGCCCATCCTCGGGACGTCGTGCCACGCGCAGGACATCGCGTACCGGCCGCTGACGCCGTCGAACGGCTGGGGTGGCAACTGGAAGGTCGACTTCACCAACCCGTGCGCGCAGAAGTACTACGACTCGATCGTGGCCCGCTTCGCGTCCTGGGGCGTCGACTTCGTCAAGGTCGACGGGACGACCGCGGACAACGTCCCGGACATCAAGGCGTGGTCGGCGGCGATCGACCACTCGCGGCGGCCGATGTGGCTGACGGCGAGCGCGTGGCCGGTCCCGCGGTCCATCGGCTCTTCGCTGGCGCCCTACGCCAACGGCGTGCGCGTCGACACCGACGTCGAGTGCTACTGCGAGACGGTGTCCACCTGGGACAGCTCGGTCAAGGCGCGGTGGGCGGACCTGCCGGGCTGGCTGGGTGTGTTCGGGCCGCAGTACCGGCCGGACCTGGACTCGATGCCGATCAGCAACAACACGGGGTCCGGCATCCAGGACGGGATCTCCGACGTCGAGCGGCAAAGCGTGATGACGTTCTGGTCGATGGCGTCGTCGCCGCTGTACGTCGGGGGAGACATCTACTTCCTGGATGCCTCCGCCGTGTCGATCCTGACGAACCCCGAGGTCATCGCGGTCGACCACGCCGGCTCGTACCCGGTCCGGGTCACCGGCGGGGACCTGCAGGTGTGGAAGAAGAAGGCGCCGGACGGCACCTGGTACGCGGCGGTCTACAACCTGGGGTCCGCTCCGGCGGACATCACGGTGGACCTCGGCGTTCCCGGGGCGCGGCCGGTGCGTGACCTGGCCGCGCGTCAGGACCTCGGGCGGTTCCGCGGCTCGTGGACGGCTTCTTCGGTGCCCCCGCACGGCTCCCGGCTGGTCCGGATCGGCTGA
- a CDS encoding carbohydrate ABC transporter permease gives MTALLEAPTVQAPAKRRRRRRDWRAIGAFAVLTGPVVIGLGLFKYVAIAWSFLLSFNDARGTITIGNWIGFDNYAFLLGDDAFLTSLSTIAIFTVFIVPITFVASLGLAVLINSIKRGKAFFRTVFLIPAAVSYVVAALVWKMALFNGLPSGVANVVGGLFGADPVPWLSTTSPPVYWVAVVTLRLWLQVGLYMILFLAGLQAISPSLYEAGELDGTTKWQAFRYITLPQLRNTSVAVLLLILIAAFQAFDEFYNLFGTGLSGTATAPVKPPLVYLYDSALGDQNYGVGSAGAFLLTVIIVVITLLQGRFVGFGKKD, from the coding sequence ATGACGGCCCTGTTGGAGGCTCCGACGGTGCAGGCGCCGGCGAAAAGGCGTCGACGGCGTCGCGACTGGCGGGCGATCGGCGCGTTCGCCGTGCTGACCGGGCCCGTGGTGATCGGGCTGGGGCTGTTCAAGTACGTCGCGATCGCGTGGAGCTTCCTGCTCAGCTTCAACGACGCCCGCGGCACCATCACCATCGGGAACTGGATCGGCTTCGACAACTACGCGTTCCTGCTGGGCGACGACGCTTTCCTGACGTCGTTGTCGACGATCGCGATCTTCACTGTCTTCATCGTGCCGATCACCTTCGTGGCTTCGCTCGGCCTCGCGGTGCTGATCAACAGCATCAAGCGCGGCAAGGCGTTCTTCCGGACGGTGTTCCTCATCCCGGCGGCGGTGTCGTACGTCGTCGCGGCGCTGGTGTGGAAGATGGCGCTGTTCAACGGGCTTCCGTCCGGCGTCGCGAACGTCGTCGGCGGGCTGTTCGGCGCCGACCCGGTGCCGTGGCTGTCCACGACGAGCCCGCCGGTGTACTGGGTCGCGGTCGTGACGCTGCGGCTGTGGCTGCAGGTCGGGCTGTACATGATCCTGTTCCTGGCCGGGCTGCAGGCGATCTCGCCGTCGCTGTACGAAGCCGGGGAACTCGACGGCACGACGAAGTGGCAGGCGTTCCGGTACATCACGCTGCCGCAGCTGCGGAACACGTCGGTGGCGGTGCTGCTGCTCATTCTCATCGCGGCGTTCCAGGCGTTCGACGAGTTCTACAACCTGTTCGGCACCGGGCTTTCCGGCACCGCGACCGCGCCGGTGAAACCGCCGCTGGTCTACCTGTACGACTCCGCGCTCGGCGACCAGAACTACGGCGTCGGCTCGGCGGGCGCGTTCCTGCTCACCGTGATCATCGTCGTGATCACCCTGCTGCAGGGCCGGTTCGTCGGCTTCGGGAAGAAGGACTGA
- a CDS encoding SGNH/GDSL hydrolase family protein: MRKRLSALLVVPALAVLALAAPASASTGYHEYVALGDSWTADVFVTFPPTTEYTPLDCAQSTSDYPHELAGALGVETFRDASCGGATTTDFTQPQKLPLGGTNPPQFDRLTPTTDLVTVGVGGNDIGLAAAVTQCLNLLPVSTCKAKFTAGGVDQLENAVTATEPKIAAALQGIKERSPHARILLVNYLAGLPASGKGCWPVIPVADGDIAYLQAKFLQMNAMLARVAADNGVELVDTYSPTLGHDACQAPTVRYVEGLIPVSVSNPLLLAFPFHPNGAGAAAQSEIVLEAVQGD; encoded by the coding sequence ATGCGCAAGCGCCTGTCCGCCCTGCTCGTCGTACCCGCGCTCGCCGTGCTGGCCCTCGCCGCCCCGGCGTCCGCGAGCACGGGCTACCACGAGTACGTCGCACTGGGGGACTCCTGGACCGCCGACGTCTTCGTCACCTTCCCGCCCACCACCGAGTACACGCCGCTCGACTGCGCGCAGTCCACTTCGGACTACCCGCACGAGCTGGCCGGCGCGCTGGGCGTCGAGACGTTCCGCGACGCGAGCTGCGGCGGCGCCACGACGACCGACTTCACCCAGCCGCAGAAGCTGCCGCTGGGCGGCACGAACCCGCCGCAGTTCGACCGGCTCACGCCCACCACGGACCTGGTCACCGTCGGCGTCGGCGGCAACGACATCGGGCTGGCGGCGGCCGTGACGCAGTGCCTCAACCTGCTGCCGGTGAGCACCTGCAAGGCGAAGTTCACCGCGGGCGGCGTCGACCAGCTGGAAAACGCCGTCACGGCGACGGAGCCGAAGATCGCGGCGGCGCTGCAGGGGATCAAGGAGCGGTCGCCGCACGCGCGGATCCTGCTGGTGAACTACCTCGCCGGCCTGCCCGCGAGCGGCAAGGGCTGCTGGCCGGTGATCCCCGTCGCCGACGGTGACATCGCCTACCTGCAGGCGAAGTTCCTCCAGATGAACGCCATGCTCGCGCGGGTCGCCGCGGACAACGGCGTCGAACTGGTCGACACCTACTCCCCCACCCTGGGCCACGACGCGTGCCAGGCGCCGACCGTGCGGTACGTCGAGGGCCTGATCCCGGTCTCGGTGAGCAACCCGCTGCTGCTCGCCTTCCCCTTCCACCCCAACGGCGCGGGCGCGGCGGCGCAGTCGGAGATCGTTCTCGAGGCCGTTCAGGGGGACTAG
- a CDS encoding carbohydrate ABC transporter permease, with protein sequence MAVLAAPRVRKAPKYVLASVLSLIFLLPFYIMVRNALMTRQQVSSPDWSWLPDPLSWVNFGDLFADASVPMAHALWNSFLVAVVTAPVGTLFGSMAGYALARINVPGRRAVFTYVLVTLMIPQSVTFVPTFVVVGSMGGVNTEWGIIAPNLFSAFTVILFRNFYLRFPAEIEEAGRLDGLGYLGVYRRLVLPNSGSMIASLGALMFIESWNAFLWPLVIGQDPSSWTAQIALSTFLTAQSVNLPALFAGALVTIAPLVAMFLVAQRFIVSGIAASGLKE encoded by the coding sequence ATGGCCGTCCTCGCCGCTCCTCGCGTCAGGAAAGCGCCGAAGTACGTCCTGGCGTCGGTGCTGTCGCTGATCTTCCTGCTGCCGTTCTACATCATGGTGCGCAACGCGCTGATGACGCGGCAGCAGGTCAGCTCGCCGGACTGGTCGTGGCTGCCGGACCCGCTGTCGTGGGTCAACTTCGGCGACCTGTTCGCCGACGCGTCGGTGCCGATGGCGCACGCGCTCTGGAACTCGTTCCTGGTCGCGGTCGTCACGGCTCCGGTCGGCACGCTGTTCGGCTCGATGGCCGGGTACGCGCTGGCCCGGATCAACGTGCCCGGTCGCCGTGCGGTCTTCACGTACGTGCTGGTCACGCTGATGATCCCGCAGTCGGTGACGTTCGTGCCGACGTTCGTCGTCGTCGGCTCGATGGGCGGGGTCAACACCGAGTGGGGGATCATCGCGCCGAACCTGTTCAGCGCGTTCACCGTGATCCTGTTCCGCAACTTCTACCTGCGGTTCCCCGCCGAAATCGAAGAAGCGGGCCGGCTCGACGGGCTCGGCTACCTCGGCGTCTACCGGCGCCTGGTCCTGCCGAACTCGGGGAGCATGATCGCGTCGCTCGGCGCGCTGATGTTCATCGAAAGCTGGAACGCGTTCCTGTGGCCGCTGGTGATCGGGCAGGACCCGTCGTCGTGGACCGCGCAGATCGCGCTCTCGACGTTCCTGACCGCGCAGTCGGTCAACCTGCCGGCGCTGTTCGCCGGCGCGCTCGTCACCATCGCGCCGCTGGTCGCGATGTTCCTGGTCGCCCAGCGGTTCATCGTCAGCGGGATCGCGGCGAGCGGGCTCAAGGAGTAG
- a CDS encoding ROK family protein — protein sequence MPRSAPARAPITSPAAATVFTTVLTEGPVSRVDVARRTGLSSAAVTKAARPFIEAGYLEELASEGRTTPGAGRPANPLAIRPDREYFVGVKITGDDLIGVVTDLRADVRASAHHALTSHDVDHVVRALADLVGELLAGPTPDGTSNLRDRAYCVGVAVSGDVDRASGVVRYSPFLGWRDVPLAALLEDATGLTATLENDVKALAVAEQWFGEGVGASSFALVTVGTGIGSALVVNGDLVRGAHGVAGEIGHVPVADGGPSCHCGGQGCVEAIASTEAILVRARAVSGEPALTMEDAVTRARRGDEPLREVFAAAGHAIGLGLAALVNLFGPERVVVSGEGVATYDLFEDQIRRTFAVQAFGSAARCGLVIRPLPFEEWARGAAAVAIQSLFVAESV from the coding sequence ATGCCTCGCAGTGCACCGGCAAGGGCGCCGATCACCAGTCCCGCGGCAGCGACCGTGTTCACCACGGTCCTGACCGAAGGGCCGGTCTCCCGCGTCGACGTCGCCCGGCGCACCGGTCTGTCGTCGGCCGCGGTCACGAAGGCGGCCCGGCCGTTCATCGAAGCCGGTTACCTCGAAGAACTCGCTTCCGAAGGCCGCACGACGCCCGGCGCCGGCCGTCCCGCGAACCCCCTCGCGATCCGCCCGGACCGGGAGTACTTCGTCGGCGTCAAGATCACCGGCGACGACCTCATCGGCGTCGTCACGGACCTGCGCGCCGACGTCCGGGCCAGCGCCCACCACGCGCTGACCAGTCACGACGTCGACCACGTCGTGCGCGCGCTGGCCGATCTGGTCGGTGAGCTGCTGGCCGGGCCGACCCCGGACGGCACCAGCAACCTCCGCGACCGCGCCTACTGCGTCGGCGTCGCGGTGTCCGGTGACGTCGACCGCGCGTCCGGCGTCGTCCGGTACTCGCCGTTCCTCGGCTGGCGGGACGTCCCCTTGGCCGCGCTGCTGGAAGACGCGACCGGGCTGACCGCGACGCTGGAGAACGACGTCAAGGCGCTCGCCGTGGCCGAGCAGTGGTTCGGCGAAGGCGTCGGCGCGTCGTCGTTCGCGCTGGTCACGGTGGGGACCGGGATTGGCAGCGCGCTCGTCGTGAACGGCGACCTGGTCCGCGGCGCGCACGGCGTCGCGGGCGAGATCGGGCACGTCCCGGTCGCCGACGGCGGCCCGTCCTGCCACTGCGGCGGCCAGGGCTGCGTCGAGGCGATCGCGTCCACCGAAGCGATCCTCGTCCGCGCCCGCGCGGTCTCCGGAGAACCCGCGCTGACCATGGAAGACGCCGTGACGCGCGCTCGTCGCGGCGACGAACCGCTGCGCGAGGTGTTCGCCGCGGCCGGGCACGCGATCGGGCTCGGCCTGGCCGCGCTGGTCAACCTGTTCGGCCCCGAGCGGGTCGTCGTCTCGGGTGAAGGCGTCGCCACCTACGACCTGTTCGAAGACCAGATCCGCCGGACCTTCGCGGTCCAGGCGTTCGGCAGCGCCGCCCGCTGCGGCCTGGTGATCCGGCCGCTGCCGTTCGAGGAGTGGGCGCGGGGCGCGGCCGCCGTCGCCATCCAAAGTCTTTTCGTCGCCGAGAGCGTCTAA
- a CDS encoding glycerate kinase: protein MTRVVIAPDKFKGSLTAVEAAEAIALGVRDALPDAEVVSCPVADGGEGTLDVLEAAGARIVRLSVRGPLDEQVKARYAVLDGTAYVESARACGIEFVDPTPETALAAHTWGVGELLMDALMHGARRLVLTVGGTASTDGGAGMLGALGAGVLDAFGAPVGLGGGTLTRVASTELAPVRERLEGVSVAVATDVTNPLLGPSGAAAVFGPQKGAGPAQVKLLDEALGRWAHALQVGGAPDVSRVPGAGAGGGVAAGAIAGMGATVESGFDLIAGLTGVDAALVGADLVITGEGSLDEQSLNGKAPAGIAARAGGIPLLVLAGRIQLDEAGLARLGVVGSSALIDHASSVAEAQANAPALLRARAAELVREWRSRG, encoded by the coding sequence GTGACCCGTGTCGTGATCGCGCCGGACAAGTTTAAGGGCAGTCTCACCGCGGTCGAGGCCGCGGAAGCCATCGCACTCGGCGTCCGGGATGCCTTGCCGGACGCCGAGGTCGTCTCGTGCCCGGTCGCCGACGGCGGCGAAGGGACACTGGACGTGCTCGAAGCGGCGGGGGCCCGGATCGTCCGGCTGTCCGTCCGCGGTCCGCTCGACGAGCAGGTCAAGGCGCGGTACGCGGTGCTGGACGGCACGGCGTACGTCGAATCGGCGCGGGCGTGCGGGATCGAATTCGTCGACCCCACCCCGGAAACCGCGCTGGCCGCGCACACCTGGGGTGTCGGCGAGCTGCTCATGGACGCGCTGATGCACGGCGCTCGCCGGCTCGTCCTGACCGTCGGGGGCACGGCCAGCACCGACGGCGGCGCGGGGATGCTGGGCGCGCTCGGCGCCGGCGTGCTGGACGCGTTCGGCGCGCCGGTCGGCCTGGGCGGCGGGACGCTGACACGGGTCGCGTCCACCGAGCTGGCTCCCGTGCGGGAACGCCTCGAAGGAGTGAGCGTCGCGGTCGCGACCGACGTGACCAACCCGCTGCTGGGCCCGTCGGGAGCCGCGGCGGTGTTCGGGCCGCAGAAGGGGGCGGGGCCCGCGCAGGTGAAGCTGCTCGACGAGGCGCTGGGCCGGTGGGCGCACGCGCTGCAGGTGGGCGGGGCGCCGGACGTCTCGCGGGTACCGGGTGCCGGCGCGGGCGGCGGCGTCGCGGCCGGGGCGATCGCCGGGATGGGCGCGACCGTCGAGTCCGGGTTCGACCTGATCGCCGGGCTGACCGGGGTGGACGCCGCGCTGGTGGGTGCCGATCTCGTGATCACCGGCGAGGGATCGCTCGACGAGCAGAGCTTGAACGGCAAGGCGCCGGCCGGGATCGCGGCGCGGGCGGGCGGGATTCCGTTGCTGGTGCTCGCGGGGCGGATCCAGCTGGACGAGGCCGGGCTGGCGCGGTTGGGCGTGGTGGGGAGCAGTGCGTTGATCGACCACGCGTCGTCGGTGGCGGAGGCGCAGGCGAACGCGCCGGCGCTGCTGCGGGCCCGCGCGGCCGAACTCGTGCGGGAGTGGCGCTCCCGCGGGTGA
- a CDS encoding 2-hydroxyacid dehydrogenase produces MAKIAVTRWIPDDAVKLLAEAGDVVVSPADRPLTPAELHEFVAGADAVVGMLHDRLDGALADAAGPGLKVVANVAVGYDNVDVPALAGRGVVVTNTPGVLTDATADLAFGLLLAVTRRLGEGERLLRSRTPWSFHLGFLLGSGLQGKTLGIVGYGQIGRAVAKRAEAFGMEIVHSGRSNRGSVPFDELLARSDVVSLHCPLTPDTRHLIDAAALRAMKPSAYLVNTTRGPVVDEAALADALEAGEIAGAALDVFEKEPEVEPRLLGRDDVVLSPHLGSATVETRTAMAVLAARNVVAVLAGRTPLTEVKP; encoded by the coding sequence GTGGCCAAGATCGCGGTGACCCGGTGGATTCCCGACGACGCGGTGAAGCTCCTCGCCGAAGCGGGCGACGTGGTGGTGTCGCCCGCCGACCGCCCGCTCACACCGGCGGAACTGCACGAGTTCGTGGCCGGCGCGGACGCCGTGGTCGGGATGCTGCACGACCGGCTCGACGGCGCCCTCGCCGACGCCGCCGGCCCGGGCCTGAAGGTGGTCGCGAACGTCGCAGTCGGCTACGACAACGTCGACGTCCCGGCGCTGGCCGGGCGCGGCGTCGTCGTGACGAACACGCCGGGCGTGCTCACCGACGCGACCGCCGACCTCGCCTTCGGCCTGCTGCTCGCCGTCACGCGGCGGCTCGGCGAGGGCGAACGGCTGCTGCGTTCGCGCACGCCGTGGTCGTTCCACCTCGGCTTCCTGCTCGGCTCGGGCCTGCAGGGCAAGACGCTCGGGATCGTCGGGTACGGCCAGATCGGCCGCGCGGTGGCGAAACGCGCCGAGGCGTTCGGCATGGAGATCGTCCACTCGGGACGGTCGAACCGGGGTTCCGTTCCCTTCGACGAACTCCTGGCGCGCTCGGACGTCGTCTCGCTGCACTGCCCGCTGACGCCGGACACCCGGCACCTCATCGACGCGGCCGCGTTGCGCGCCATGAAACCCAGTGCCTACCTGGTGAACACCACGCGCGGCCCGGTCGTCGACGAGGCAGCACTCGCGGACGCGCTCGAAGCCGGCGAGATCGCGGGCGCCGCGCTCGACGTGTTCGAAAAGGAACCCGAGGTCGAACCGCGCCTGCTCGGCCGCGACGACGTCGTGCTGAGCCCGCACCTCGGGTCCGCGACGGTCGAAACCCGCACCGCGATGGCCGTGCTGGCCGCCCGCAACGTCGTGGCGGTGCTCGCCGGGCGGACCCCGCTGACGGAGGTGAAGCCGTGA
- a CDS encoding ABC transporter substrate-binding protein: MNRRSFLVGSVLFAGGAALAGCTSDPLNKNAGAASGAKVTLQQWYHAYGESGTQQAVQRYAQEFTKANPDIAINVSWIAGDYETKLNSAMLTAQAPDLFELGDFRYQNVKNGLLAPLDDVVGPVKADFSPAALDTVTVDGKIYGVKMIDDVMMLYYRKSALQAAGVQPPQTFAELLEATRKLNTGKQKGLYVGTDGVGEAATLLLWSSGGDFFDSSGKKVAFASPEAIAAIGGLKQLHDTGGLLQGYPTDWSDPGAFANGATAMQWGGLWSLPDIKKALGDDFGVVAWPKFGDAGKQVARVGGWYQLANAKSANLEAVKKFIDWLWVKNADLQKDWCVKYGFHIPARKEVAAQTTEFSSGPAKDAVTISQQNGKSYSGLWNKASATLFLQAATKIANGQADPAAELADAAKKAQAEVDKQLA, from the coding sequence ATGAACCGGAGAAGCTTCCTGGTCGGTTCCGTCCTCTTCGCCGGTGGCGCCGCCCTCGCGGGCTGCACCTCGGATCCGTTGAACAAGAACGCGGGCGCCGCTTCCGGCGCGAAAGTGACGCTGCAGCAGTGGTACCACGCGTACGGCGAATCCGGGACGCAGCAGGCCGTCCAGCGCTACGCGCAGGAGTTCACCAAGGCCAACCCGGACATCGCGATCAACGTCAGCTGGATCGCGGGCGACTACGAGACCAAGCTGAACTCGGCGATGCTCACCGCGCAGGCGCCGGACCTGTTCGAGCTGGGCGACTTCCGGTACCAGAACGTCAAGAACGGCCTGCTCGCGCCGCTTGACGACGTTGTCGGCCCGGTCAAGGCCGACTTCAGCCCGGCCGCGCTGGACACCGTGACCGTCGACGGGAAGATCTACGGCGTCAAGATGATCGACGACGTCATGATGCTGTACTACCGCAAGAGCGCGCTGCAGGCCGCGGGCGTACAGCCGCCGCAGACGTTCGCGGAGCTGCTCGAAGCGACGCGGAAGCTCAACACCGGCAAGCAGAAGGGCCTGTACGTCGGCACCGACGGCGTCGGCGAAGCGGCGACGCTCCTGCTCTGGTCGTCCGGCGGGGACTTCTTCGACTCCAGCGGCAAGAAGGTCGCGTTCGCGTCGCCCGAGGCGATCGCCGCGATCGGCGGGCTCAAGCAGCTCCACGACACCGGCGGCCTGCTCCAGGGCTATCCGACGGACTGGTCCGACCCGGGCGCGTTCGCGAACGGCGCCACCGCGATGCAGTGGGGTGGCCTGTGGTCGCTGCCGGACATCAAGAAGGCACTGGGTGACGACTTCGGGGTCGTCGCGTGGCCGAAGTTCGGCGACGCCGGCAAGCAGGTCGCCCGCGTCGGCGGCTGGTACCAGCTGGCCAACGCGAAGTCCGCCAACTTGGAGGCCGTCAAGAAGTTCATCGACTGGCTGTGGGTCAAGAACGCCGATCTGCAGAAGGACTGGTGCGTCAAGTACGGCTTCCACATCCCGGCCCGCAAGGAGGTCGCCGCGCAGACCACCGAGTTCTCCAGCGGTCCGGCGAAGGACGCCGTGACGATCTCGCAGCAGAACGGCAAGTCGTACTCGGGGCTGTGGAACAAGGCGTCGGCGACGCTGTTCCTGCAGGCCGCGACGAAGATCGCGAACGGGCAGGCCGACCCGGCCGCCGAACTCGCCGACGCGGCGAAGAAGGCGCAGGCCGAAGTCGACAAGCAGCTGGCATGA